One Poecilia reticulata strain Guanapo linkage group LG4, Guppy_female_1.0+MT, whole genome shotgun sequence genomic window carries:
- the ccdc50a gene encoding coiled-coil domain-containing protein 50 — MDVRDCWVFSLWKAPILQTELFSGGFLNHTVCKDFAVLEDHSLAYNLQEQEIESHLASNVHKSRLVXKDLQVAKKLQEEEDEIAKIQNQKQNSDIERQDVEIAQEIQEELVRQAEQQRQQEEKDAAIARKLHEKEMMKEERRRQKQMEAKYEEDYFEDHGEPRSANVDKRTRQTSQSPDLHGSYSPSRSNRKHSPDYYSAEAKRSRYPKQDSAALRGHSRYPEHVEAERGRSKHADPYPEHLLPSRGKHGDRYPEFEPSYTGRAREQGQMEVEGVMRRKEKPARPPPPHITVERDKDREKDRQRHDRDRDYKIERHMEEYTRGRELDARQRREREKSRDRIPSDDRDGHRQKDRQRARSRDRGLDLDSLESGYSRDRPRDKRGSWEEEEDDGGRKARSWQRIHSSPIEVFDVFANGEAQGGAREIRDLRQLESPGREHSHSHLSRETGHVDKGSGSVIPETEYGLTEATKGLTNLDLREQELKDMEVARRLQEEELKRMSNMQERAAQVAKDEEIARSLMEKEKKEYRKNREREKEKERERMAMEKMAVERKRPEGNYKSSSEEAAWPRTREEYEYRQRNDNNRPVRPPQPRTHDYENVSSVYGYSDHHAASRPPQRPEAAYRGAYQKR; from the exons ATGGATGTGAGGGACTGCTGGGTGTTTTCTCTGTGGAAAGCACCCATTCTACAAACGGAATTGTTTTCTGGAGGATTCCTCAACCACACTG TATGCAAAGATTTTGCTGTGCTGGAAGACCACTCCCTGGCCTACAACCTCCAGGAACAAGAAA TCGAAAGTCACTTGGCTTCCAACGTCCATAAGAGCCGCCTGGTGMAGAAGGACCTGCAGGTGGCCaagaagctgcaggaggaggaggacgagatAGCCAAGattcagaaccagaaacagaacAGCGACAT CGAGCGACAGGATGTGGAGATTGCACAGGAGATTCAGGAAGAACTGGTCCGACAGGCGGAGCAGCAGCGACAGCAGGAAGAGAAGGATGCC gcCATCGCTCGAAAGCTGCACGAGAAGGAGATGATGAAAGAGGAAAggaggagacagaaacagatgGAAGCAAAATATGAGGAGGATTACTTTGAGGATCACGGAG AGCCAAGATCCGCCAATGTGGACAAACGAACCCGTCAGACGTCTCAATCTCCAGACCTACATGGTTCGTACTCTCCTTCGCgctcaaacagaaaacactctCCAGATTATTATTCTGCCGAGGCTAAAAGGAGCCGGTACCCAAAGCAGGACTCTGCTGCACTTCGTGGTCACTCCAGATACCCAGAGCACGTGGAGGCAGAGCGAGGCCGTAGCAAGCACGCAGATCCGTATCCAGAgcacctactgccatctagagGCAAGCATGGGGACAGGTACCCAGAGTTTGAGCCTTCATACACTGGCAGAGCCAGGGAGCAGGGACAAATGGAAGTCGAAGGAGTGatgaggaggaaggaaaaaccAGCCAGACCACCGCCTCCACATATTACTGTAGAAAGAGACAAGGACAGGGAGAAAGACAGGCAGAGACATGATAGGGACAGGGACTATAAAATAGAGAGGCATATGGAGGAGTACACAAGAGGAAGGGAGCTGGATGCCAGGCAGAGGAGAGAACGGGAAAAATCCAGAGACAGAATACCAAGCGATGACAGGGACGGACACAGACAAAAGGACAGACAACGAGCCAGGAGCAGGGACCGAGGACTCGATCTGGACTCTTTGGAGTCAGGATACAGCAGGGACAGGCCAAGAGACAAGAGGGGCTCctgggaggaggaagaagatgatGGTGGCAGGAAGGCCAGGAGCTGGCAGCGCATCCACTCCAGCCCCATCGAAGTGTTTGACGTGTTTGCAAACGGCGAGGCTCAAGGAGGAGCCAGGGAGATCCGGGACCTCCGGCAGCTTGAGTCTCCTGGAAGGGAGCACAGTCACAGCCACCTCAGCAGAGAGACAG GCCATGTTGACAAAGGAAGTGGCTCAGTTATCCCAGAAACCGAGTACGGGTTGACCGAAGCCACAAAGGGGTTGACAAACCTTGACCTTCGGGAGCAAGAGCTGAAGGACATGGAGGTCGCAAGAAGACTTCAGGAGGAGGAGCTCAAG CGAATGAGCAACATGCAGGAGCGTGCAGCTCAGGTGGCAAAAGATGAG GAAATTGCTCGATCCTTGATggaaaaggagaagaaggagtACAGAAAGAACCGAGAACGTGAGAAAGAGAAGGAACGAGAGAGGATGGCCATGGAGAAGATGGCCGTGGAGAGAAAACGACCAGAGGGAAACTACAAG TCAAGTTCGGAGGAAGCTGCCTGGCCCAGAACGAGAGAGGAGTATGAATATAGACAGAGAAACGACAACAACAGACCTGTCCG GCCTCCTCAGCCTCGTACTCATGATTATGAGAATGTTAGCTCGGTGTACGGCTACTCGGACCACCATGCTGCCTCTCGCCCTCCACAAAGACCTGAAGCAGCTTATAGAG GTGCCTATCAGAAGCGGTGA
- the uts2d gene encoding urotensin 2 domain containing codes for MDRVTIRNCSLGLLGLLLLQGVISVEGRSXFTSGNHXFNLKDAPDIQSKIIALLFHNTLAGGEKDSPPGMSLGNKLADLEELRTVWEDLELERKISANVAEDKSITTKRGEPCFWKYCV; via the exons ATGGACAGAGTCACAATCAGAAACTGCTCTCTGGGACTCCTTGGTTTGCTGTTACTGCAAGGAGTGATCAGTGTGGAGGGGAGGAGCRTATTTACCTCTG GAAACCATGWTTTTAACCTGAAAGACGCCCCTGACATTCAGAGCAAGATTATTGCATTGCTGTTTCACAACACCTTGGCTGGTGGTGAAAAAGACAGCCCACCGG GTATGAGTTTGGGTAATAAATTAGCTGATCTTGAGGAG CTGCGTACAGTGTGGGAAGACCTGGAGCTGGAGAGGAAGATTTCTGCTAATGTAGCTGAGGACAAATCCATAACAACAAAGCGTGGAGAAC CTTGTTTTTGGAAGTACTGTGTCTGA